A stretch of DNA from Schizosaccharomyces osmophilus chromosome 2, complete sequence:
GTCCTTGGCAGGCACGGTGTGTcgtttcttctattttcctacctatatttttttctgaCTGCATGTCGTAAAAgttgatttcattttcattttcaatttttataatttattctttaCTGATAAACGCATTCTTCCACTCGTTTTTCACCTTTTCAGTGATCTGATACACAAATTTTACAAACCCTCACATGGCGAGCTTTCTAAATGCAAATCGATTCCTGCAACGGTCAGCTTGTTTGCACCCAAGCTTTCCATTCAAGGCGCCGCGTGGTTTTGGGAAATGCACGACGAGAAATTTAAAACAATACTATACGCCCGCTTCTGGACCATACCTTCGTGTTTCCATGACAAAGGCCCCTCAAAGTTTGGGTCTGTGTTCTGCTAGAGGCGACTCTCTCGAAAATCAGGATCGTCTCTCGTTTGGCTACCTGGACAAGCTCAAAGCTCCCATTTTCTTAAACGACGAAGAGGCTCCTGTACAGTCTTTGAGTTCCAACAATTCCTCAGACGCTAATTTCAGTAAGGGATCTGGACTGTTTggttcttttccaaatttcgATAGTCCCTTTGTATATGGAATCTTCGATGGTCACGGCGGTGTCGAATGTAGTGAGTTTTTGAGTAATCACTTGGGCCATATAATAGAAAGACAAGATTTTTCGCGCGCTGAAGAGTTGCTTCAGGAAGCCAGGTCCTTGGGCGGTTACATGTTCTCCTTGGAACCACCTTTTTCACTGGCTTCTGTCCTGAAATCTCGCGATGAGGACATGATTTGGAGGGCTAGACTCtattattcctttttagaAGCagatttaatttatttgaagGAATATGCCAAGCTCTCTCCTGATCGTGCTGTTCCTGGTGCCGTAGGAACGGTGGTCGTTCttacttcaaaaaacaacaaatcGTATTGGGAAAGTGACAGCTATACGATTCAGCTAGCTCATGTCGGAGACACACGAGCGATTTTATGTGATTCTCGTACTGGACGAGCACATCGTTTAACGTTCCAGCATAATCCTACCGATTTCGAAGAATCGCGAAGACTTCGTCACTATAATCTTGGGTTTTCTAGTGACTCTTTTGGTGAAAAGCGATATGCCTGGGTTGCAAATACTCGAAGTTTTGGTGACGGTCTAAAATTAAAGAGGCTCGGTGTCGTTGCTGAACCACAACTCACATccattcattctttaagAGATGACTGGTCTTTTTTGACTTTGCTTTCGGACGGGGTTACCCAGGTGGTATCGGATGATGAAGTGGTCGACATCATTAAATTGTCCGAGTCTCCTCAGGATGCTGCAAATAACATTATTAGATATGCACAAAATGTCGGCTCTGTAGATGATATTACCTGTTTGGTAATTCGGTTACCTGGTTGGAAAAAGCGTACTATGAATGACTTTACTAAAAATCTGCGATTAGAAAAGTCTTTTTACGTACCAAGAAAGAGTTAATCTATGGCTATTTATGTGAAACTattcaataatttttcCCTTTCTCTCGTTTTTAATATATCTTTGATTTCCATCCTTCTCTCCTATTTCGTTCAAGAACTTCTTGAGTAAGTATATGCCATATTGGTTTTCTagttcttttccttttctttttggttgctGCTTCCTAATATCAGTTAGAATTTAATTTCCTT
This window harbors:
- the ptc4 gene encoding mitochondrial serine/threonine protein phosphatase PP2C catalytic subunit Ptc4, with protein sequence MASFLNANRFLQRSACLHPSFPFKAPRGFGKCTTRNLKQYYTPASGPYLRVSMTKAPQSLGLCSARGDSLENQDRLSFGYLDKLKAPIFLNDEEAPVQSLSSNNSSDANFSKGSGLFGSFPNFDSPFVYGIFDGHGGVECSEFLSNHLGHIIERQDFSRAEELLQEARSLGGYMFSLEPPFSLASVLKSRDEDMIWRARLYYSFLEADLIYLKEYAKLSPDRAVPGAVGTVVVLTSKNNKSYWESDSYTIQLAHVGDTRAILCDSRTGRAHRLTFQHNPTDFEESRRLRHYNLGFSSDSFGEKRYAWVANTRSFGDGLKLKRLGVVAEPQLTSIHSLRDDWSFLTLLSDGVTQVVSDDEVVDIIKLSESPQDAANNIIRYAQNVGSVDDITCLVIRLPGWKKRTMNDFTKNLRLEKSFYVPRKS